A genome region from Solanum pennellii chromosome 12, SPENNV200 includes the following:
- the LOC107006838 gene encoding polygalacturonase-like: MSNFKTMTCTIVSLLFLFCLSITIPCCLGYNVVSFGARGDGRTDSTSAFLRAWSAACRSTSQPNVYIPRGTFLVRTLNLNGPCKRRIEFRIDGTLVAPVNYNAIGHSEFWIMFYKVSGLNVYGGTINAKGHGYWSCRNGGKSCPQGARSIQFMWCNNVLLKGLTSLDSQRVHIGIGYSSNVRVENVKITAPSGSPNTDGIHVQNSRGVTIKGSIIKTGDDCISIGPGSMNMWIEQIGCGPGHGISVGSLGSSNNEQGVVNITVTNSVFTKTQNGVRVKSWARPSGGYARNLMFSNLIMRNVGYPILIDQNYCPNNNCPRQNSGVKVSQVTYKNVKGTSSTQEAIKFDCSKSNPCTGIRLQDIKLTHNDRLRRSAVSYCRNARGRRGGTVIPRSCF, encoded by the exons ATGTCCAATTTCAAAACCATGACATGTACTATTGTTTCTTTGTTGTTCTTGTTTTGTTTAAGTATAACAATACCTTGTTGCTTAGGTTACAATGTGGTTAGTTTTGGTGCAAGGGGAGATGGTAGGACAGATTCAACCTCGGCTTTTCTCCGCGCTTGGTCTGCTGCCTGTCGTTCTACTAGCCAACCTAACGTGTATATTCCACGAGGAACGTTTTTGGTGAGGACGTTGAACTTAAATGGTCCTTGTAAGAGACGAATTGAGTTCCGAATTGATGGTACTCTCGTTGCTCCGGTAAATTATAATGCAATTGGACATTCTGAGTTTTGGATTATGTTTTATAAGGTAAGTGGTCTTAATGTGTATGGTGGAACTATTAATGCAAAGGGACATGGTTATTGGTCTTGTAGAAATGGTGGAAAGTCTTGTCCACAAGGAGCTAGG TCGATACAATTTATGTGGTGTAACAATGTACTGTTGAAGGGTTTGACATCACTAGACAGTCAAAGAGTACACATAGGAATTGGTTACAGCAGCAATGTCAGAGTTGAAAATGTTAAGATAACAGCTCCGAGTGGAAGTCCAAATACTGATGGAATTCATGTTCAGAACTCAAGAGGGGTTACCATTAAAGGTAGTATTATAAAAACAGGAGATGACTGTATTTCTATTGGCCCTGGTTCCATGAACATGTGGATTGAACAAATTGGATGTGGACCAGGACACGGTATAag cgTAGGGAGTTTGGGGAGCAGTAATAATGAACAAGGAGTAGTAAATATAACAGTAACAAATTCTGTTTTTACAAAGACGCAAAATGGTGTTAGAGTAAAGTCATGGGCAAGACCAAGTGGTGGCTATGCTAGAAATCTCATGTTCTCAAATCTTATTATGAGAAATGTTGGGTACCCTATACTCATCGACCAAAATTATTGTCCTAATAATAATTGTCCGCGTcag AATTCAGGAGTAAAAGTGAGTCAAGTAACGTACAAGAATGTGAAAGGGACATCATCAACACAAGAAGCTATAAAATTTGATTGTAGTAAGTCAAATCCATGTACCGGAATTCGATTGCAAGATATAAAGCTTACTCACAACGATCGTTTAAGACGATCAGCGGTATCGTATTGTAGAAATGCAAGGGGAAGACGTGGTGGAACAGTTATTCCAAGGAGTTGTttctaa